A genomic window from Chaetodon auriga isolate fChaAug3 chromosome 13, fChaAug3.hap1, whole genome shotgun sequence includes:
- the LOC143330284 gene encoding phospholipid-transporting ATPase IH-like isoform X1, which translates to MDFTLLRNIISRYCVGEEIWVDSRTVYIGHKEPPPGAEAYIPQRYPDNRIVSSKYTFWNFIPKNLFEQFRRIANFYFLVIFLVQLIIDTPTSPVTSGLPLFFVITVTAIKQGYEDWLRHKADCSINECPVDVVQQGKVVRTQSHKLRVGDIVVVREDETFPCDLILLSSSRHDGTCYVTTTSLDGESSHKTYYAVPDTMAFRTEQEVDSLHATIECEQPQPDLYKFVGRINIYKDKEEPVARPLGAENLLLRGATLKNTQHIYAVAVYTGMETKMALNYQSKSQKRSAVEKSMNAFLIVYLCILISKAVINTVLKYAWQWSPDRDEPWYNHRTENERQRHVVIRAFTDFLAFMVLFNYIIPVSMYVTVEMQKFLGSYFITWDEEMFDEELGEGAQVNTSDLNEELGQVEYVFTDKTGTLTENNMEFIECCVDGNVYIPHAICNGQILSAASSIDMIDSSPGGYRREHEDLFFRALCLCHTVQVKEEETVDGIKRGIHQGRPTSFYISSSPDEVALVEGMKRLGYTYLRLKDNYMEILNKDDEIERFELLHVLNFDSVRRRMSVIVKSSSGEYLLFCKGADSSIFPRVVSGKVEQVKARVEQNAVEGLRTLCVAYRRLSQSEYEEACHHLTEAKLALQDREQRLAQAYDIIERDFVLLGATAVEDRLQEKAADTIESLHKAGMKVWVLTGDKMETAAATCYASKLFRRSTQILELTKKRTEEQSLHDVLFELNRTVLRQRSISGLSVDCLDFGLIIDGATLSAVLKPNQEGAGPGNYREIFLEICRNCSAVLCCRMAPLQKAQIVKLIKASKEHPITLAIGDGANDVSMILEAHVGIGIMGKEGRQAARNSDYAIPKFKHLKKMLLVHGHYYYIRIAELVQYFFYKNVCFIFPQFLYQFFCGFSQQPLYDTAYLTLYNISFTSLPILLYSLVEQHITVETLKREPSLYRDIAKNSLLRWPVFLYWTCLGVFDAVIFFFGAYFLFDNTTFTSNGQLMTTNTQMMFGNWTFGTLVFTVLVFTVTLKLALDTHHWTWINHFVIWGSLLFYVIFSLLWGGIIWPFLNYQRMYYVFMQMLSSGPAWLSIILLITVSLLPDVIKKVLCRAICPTATERAQDHEKLSQVGVAESTPLSSRRSYKGTSTDSSHLHLAAVEMLRRSDPLPQKLLAHLAEGGGADLCSLSPCMLRLSGAGFAYYAPGPETSV; encoded by the exons tgTGTGGGGGAGGAGATCTGGGTGGACAGTCGGACGGTGTACATCGGGCATAAAGAACCCCCTCCGGGAGCTGAGGCCTACATCCCTCAGCGTTATCCCGACAACCGCATCGTCTCCTCCAAG TACACCTTCTGGAACTTCATTCCCAAGAATTTGTTTGAGCAGTTCAGAAGAATCGCCAACTTCTACTTCTTGGTCATATTCCTGGTCCAG CTTATCATCGACACCCCCACCAGCCCAGTCACCAGCGGCCTGCCCCTCTTCTTTGTTATCACTGTCACCGCCATAAAACAg GGCTATGAGGACTGGCTCCGACACAAGGCCGACTGCTCTATAAACGAGTGTCCGGTGGACGTGGTGCAGCAGGGGAAGGTGGTGAGGACGCAGAGTCACAAGCTACGG GTGGGGGACATCGTCGTGGTGAGGGAGGACGAGACTTTCCCATGTGACCTcatcctgctctcctccagccgCCATGATGGGACCTGCTACGTCACCACCACCAGCCTGGACGGGGAGTCTAGTCACAAG ACCTATTATGCTGTACCAGATACCATGGCCTTTAGAACGGAGCAGGAGGTGGATTCGCTACATGCCACTATTGAATGTGAACAACCGCAGCCTGACCTCTACAA ATTCGTGGGACGCATCAATATTTACAAGGACAAAGAAGAGCCTGTGGCCAG ACCACTTGGAGCTGAGAACTTGCTCCTCAGAGGAGCCACACTGAAGAACACACAACATATTTACG CTGTTGCGGTCTACACTGGTATGGAGACCAAGATGGCGCTGAATTACCAGTCTAAATCTCAGAAGCGCTCTGCTGTAGAAAA GTCGATGAATGCCTTCCTGATCGTGTATCTGTGCATCCTGATCAGTAAAGCGGTCATCAACACTGTTTTGAAATACGCTTGGCAGTGGTCTCCTGACCGAGACGAGCCCTGGTACAACCACAGGACCGAGAACGAGCGCCAGCGCCATGTG GTGATCCGAGCTTTCACAGACTTCCTGGCCTTCATGGTCTTATTTAATTACATCATCCCGGTGTCTATGTACGTGACGGTGGAGATGCAGAAGTTTCTGGGCTCCTATTTCATCACCTGGGACGAGGAAATGTTCGACGAGGAGCTGGGAGAGGGAGCTCAGGTCAACACCTCCGACCTGAATGAAGAGCTGGGACAG GTGGAGTATGTGTTTACTGATAAGACGGGCACTCTGACGGAGAACAACATGGAGTTTATTGAGTGCTGTGTCGATGGGAACGTCTACATTCCGCATGCCATCTGCAACGGCCAAATCCTCAGCGCTGCCTCCAGTATAGACATGattgattcctcacctggaggaTACAGGAGA gaaCACGAGGATCTGTTCTTCCGGGcgctgtgtctgtgtcacacggtgcaggtgaaggaggaggagacggtgGATGGCATCAAGAGGGGCATCCACCAGGGCCGGCCCACCTCCTTCTACATCTCCTCCTCACCGGATGAGGTGGCTTTGGTGGAGGGAATGAAACG GTTGGGCTACACCTATCTGAGACTGAAAGACAACTACATGGAGATCCTCAACAAAGACGATGAGATTGAAAG GTTTGAGCTGCTCCATGTACTGAACTTCGACTCtgtgaggaggagaatgagCGTCATCGTCAAGTCAAGCTCAG GAGAATACCTGCTGTTCTGTAAGGGGGCAGACTCGTCCATCTTTCCTCGCGTGGTGTCAGGGAAGGTGGAGCAGGTGAAAGCCCGGGTGGAGCAGAATGCTGTT GAAGGGCTACGGACCCTGTGCGTCGCTTACCGAAGGCTGTCGCAGTCCGAATACGAGGAGGCGTGTCATCACCTGACTGAAGCCAAGCTGGCCCTGCAGGACAGGGAGCAGAGGCTGGCGCAGGCCTATGACATCATTGAGAGGGACTTTGTGCTTTTGGGCGCAACGGCGGTGGAGGACAG GCTGCAGGAGAAAGCCGCAGACACCATCGAGTCACTGCACAAGGCAGGGATGAAGGTATGGGTCCTGACAGGGGACAAGATGGAGACGGCAGCGGCTACCTGCTATGCCAGCAAGCTGTTCCGCCGCAGCACCCAGATCCTGGAGCTGACCAAGAAAcgcacagaggagcagagtctGCACGATGTCCTGTTCGAGCTAAACAGGACCGTTCTCAGACAACGCTCTATTTCTGG GTTGTCAGTAGACTGCTTGGATTTTGGTCTGATCATCGACGGAGCCACTCTGTCTGCAGTACTGAAGCCCAACCAGGAGGGTGCCGGTCCCGGCAACTACAGGGAGATCTTTCTCGAGATCTGTCGTAACTGTAGCGCTGTGCTCTGCTGTCGCATGGCTCCGCTGCAGAAAGCACAG ATTGTGAAGCTTATTAAAGCTTCCAAGGAGCACCCCATAACCCTCGCCATCGGTGATGGAGCCAACGATGTCAGTATGATCTTAGAAGCACATGTGGGCATTG GCATCATGGGTAAAGAAGGCCGACAGGCAGCAAGGAACAGTGACTATGCCATCCCGAAGTTCAAGCACCTGAAGAAGATGCTGCTCGTTCATGGCCACTACTATTACATCCGAATTGCTGAACTTGTTCAGTACTTCTTCTACAAG AATGTATGCTTCATCTTCCCTCAGTTCCTCTATCAGTTCTTCTGTGGGTTCTCCCAGCAG cctctgtaCGACACCGCCTACTTGACGTTGTACAACATCAGCTTCACCTCACTCCCCATCCTCCTCTACAGTCTGGTTGAGCAGCACATTACAGTGGAGACACTCAAGAGGGAGCCGTCCTTGTACAG GGACATAGCGAAGAACTCCCTCCTCCGCTGGCCTGTCTTCCTGTATTGGACATGCCTGGGTGTGTTTGATGCTGTTATCTTCTTCTTCGGTGCCTACTTCCTGTTTGACAACACCACCTTCACCAGCAACGGCCAG cttaTGACCACCAACACACAGATG ATGTTTGGGAACTGGACCTTTGGGACTCTTGTCTTTACTGTGCTGGTGTTCACCGTTACGCTCAAG CTTGCCTTGGACACGCACCACTGGACCTGGATCAATCACTTTGTCATCTGGGGGTCACTCCTTTTCTACgttattttctctcttctctgggGAGGCATCATTTG GCCCTTCCTGAACTACCAGAGGATGTACTACGTGTTCATGCAGATGCTGTCCAGTGGGCCCGCCTGGCTCAGCATCATCCTGCTTATTACGGTCAGCCTGCTGCCAGATGTCATCAAGAAGGTCCTCTGCAGGGCCATATGTCCCACAGCCACTGAACGTGCGCAG GATCATGAGAAACTGTCGCAGGTTGGCGTGGCCGAGTCGACTCCACTGTCCTCTCGTCGATCCTACAAAGGCACGAGCACGGActcctctcacctccacctTGCCGCCGTGGAGATGCTCCGCAGGTCTGATCCCCTTCCACAGAAACTACTGGCCCACTTGGCGGAAGGGGGAGGGGCAGACTTATGCTCTCTCAGCCCCTGCATGCTCCGACTCTCAGGGGCGGGATTTGCCTACTACGCTCCGGGGCCCGAGACCTCCGTGTGA
- the LOC143330284 gene encoding phospholipid-transporting ATPase IH-like isoform X4, translated as MDFTLLRNIISRYCVGEEIWVDSRTVYIGHKEPPPGAEAYIPQRYPDNRIVSSKYTFWNFIPKNLFEQFRRIANFYFLVIFLVQLIIDTPTSPVTSGLPLFFVITVTAIKQGYEDWLRHKADCSINECPVDVVQQGKVVRTQSHKLRVGDIVVVREDETFPCDLILLSSSRHDGTCYVTTTSLDGESSHKTYYAVPDTMAFRTEQEVDSLHATIECEQPQPDLYKFVGRINIYKDKEEPVARPLGAENLLLRGATLKNTQHIYAVAVYTGMETKMALNYQSKSQKRSAVEKSMNAFLIVYLCILISKAVINTVLKYAWQWSPDRDEPWYNHRTENERQRHVVIRAFTDFLAFMVLFNYIIPVSMYVTVEMQKFLGSYFITWDEEMFDEELGEGAQVNTSDLNEELGQVEYVFTDKTGTLTENNMEFIECCVDGNVYIPHAICNGQILSAASSIDMIDSSPGGYRREHEDLFFRALCLCHTVQVKEEETVDGIKRGIHQGRPTSFYISSSPDEVALVEGMKRLGYTYLRLKDNYMEILNKDDEIERFELLHVLNFDSVRRRMSVIVKSSSGEYLLFCKGADSSIFPRVVSGKVEQVKARVEQNAVEGLRTLCVAYRRLSQSEYEEACHHLTEAKLALQDREQRLAQAYDIIERDFVLLGATAVEDRLQEKAADTIESLHKAGMKVWVLTGDKMETAAATCYASKLFRRSTQILELTKKRTEEQSLHDVLFELNRTVLRQRSISGLSVDCLDFGLIIDGATLSAVLKPNQEGAGPGNYREIFLEICRNCSAVLCCRMAPLQKAQIVKLIKASKEHPITLAIGDGANDVSMILEAHVGIGIMGKEGRQAARNSDYAIPKFKHLKKMLLVHGHYYYIRIAELVQYFFYKNVCFIFPQFLYQFFCGFSQQPLYDTAYLTLYNISFTSLPILLYSLVEQHITVETLKREPSLYRDIAKNSLLRWPVFLYWTCLGVFDAVIFFFGAYFLFDNTTFTSNGQMFGNWTFGTLVFTVLVFTVTLKLALDTHHWTWINHFVIWGSLLFYVIFSLLWGGIIWPFLNYQRMYYVFMQMLSSGPAWLSIILLITVSLLPDVIKKVLCRAICPTATERAQSTRPCLTVEPSTIFMLSQSSSRMSF; from the exons tgTGTGGGGGAGGAGATCTGGGTGGACAGTCGGACGGTGTACATCGGGCATAAAGAACCCCCTCCGGGAGCTGAGGCCTACATCCCTCAGCGTTATCCCGACAACCGCATCGTCTCCTCCAAG TACACCTTCTGGAACTTCATTCCCAAGAATTTGTTTGAGCAGTTCAGAAGAATCGCCAACTTCTACTTCTTGGTCATATTCCTGGTCCAG CTTATCATCGACACCCCCACCAGCCCAGTCACCAGCGGCCTGCCCCTCTTCTTTGTTATCACTGTCACCGCCATAAAACAg GGCTATGAGGACTGGCTCCGACACAAGGCCGACTGCTCTATAAACGAGTGTCCGGTGGACGTGGTGCAGCAGGGGAAGGTGGTGAGGACGCAGAGTCACAAGCTACGG GTGGGGGACATCGTCGTGGTGAGGGAGGACGAGACTTTCCCATGTGACCTcatcctgctctcctccagccgCCATGATGGGACCTGCTACGTCACCACCACCAGCCTGGACGGGGAGTCTAGTCACAAG ACCTATTATGCTGTACCAGATACCATGGCCTTTAGAACGGAGCAGGAGGTGGATTCGCTACATGCCACTATTGAATGTGAACAACCGCAGCCTGACCTCTACAA ATTCGTGGGACGCATCAATATTTACAAGGACAAAGAAGAGCCTGTGGCCAG ACCACTTGGAGCTGAGAACTTGCTCCTCAGAGGAGCCACACTGAAGAACACACAACATATTTACG CTGTTGCGGTCTACACTGGTATGGAGACCAAGATGGCGCTGAATTACCAGTCTAAATCTCAGAAGCGCTCTGCTGTAGAAAA GTCGATGAATGCCTTCCTGATCGTGTATCTGTGCATCCTGATCAGTAAAGCGGTCATCAACACTGTTTTGAAATACGCTTGGCAGTGGTCTCCTGACCGAGACGAGCCCTGGTACAACCACAGGACCGAGAACGAGCGCCAGCGCCATGTG GTGATCCGAGCTTTCACAGACTTCCTGGCCTTCATGGTCTTATTTAATTACATCATCCCGGTGTCTATGTACGTGACGGTGGAGATGCAGAAGTTTCTGGGCTCCTATTTCATCACCTGGGACGAGGAAATGTTCGACGAGGAGCTGGGAGAGGGAGCTCAGGTCAACACCTCCGACCTGAATGAAGAGCTGGGACAG GTGGAGTATGTGTTTACTGATAAGACGGGCACTCTGACGGAGAACAACATGGAGTTTATTGAGTGCTGTGTCGATGGGAACGTCTACATTCCGCATGCCATCTGCAACGGCCAAATCCTCAGCGCTGCCTCCAGTATAGACATGattgattcctcacctggaggaTACAGGAGA gaaCACGAGGATCTGTTCTTCCGGGcgctgtgtctgtgtcacacggtgcaggtgaaggaggaggagacggtgGATGGCATCAAGAGGGGCATCCACCAGGGCCGGCCCACCTCCTTCTACATCTCCTCCTCACCGGATGAGGTGGCTTTGGTGGAGGGAATGAAACG GTTGGGCTACACCTATCTGAGACTGAAAGACAACTACATGGAGATCCTCAACAAAGACGATGAGATTGAAAG GTTTGAGCTGCTCCATGTACTGAACTTCGACTCtgtgaggaggagaatgagCGTCATCGTCAAGTCAAGCTCAG GAGAATACCTGCTGTTCTGTAAGGGGGCAGACTCGTCCATCTTTCCTCGCGTGGTGTCAGGGAAGGTGGAGCAGGTGAAAGCCCGGGTGGAGCAGAATGCTGTT GAAGGGCTACGGACCCTGTGCGTCGCTTACCGAAGGCTGTCGCAGTCCGAATACGAGGAGGCGTGTCATCACCTGACTGAAGCCAAGCTGGCCCTGCAGGACAGGGAGCAGAGGCTGGCGCAGGCCTATGACATCATTGAGAGGGACTTTGTGCTTTTGGGCGCAACGGCGGTGGAGGACAG GCTGCAGGAGAAAGCCGCAGACACCATCGAGTCACTGCACAAGGCAGGGATGAAGGTATGGGTCCTGACAGGGGACAAGATGGAGACGGCAGCGGCTACCTGCTATGCCAGCAAGCTGTTCCGCCGCAGCACCCAGATCCTGGAGCTGACCAAGAAAcgcacagaggagcagagtctGCACGATGTCCTGTTCGAGCTAAACAGGACCGTTCTCAGACAACGCTCTATTTCTGG GTTGTCAGTAGACTGCTTGGATTTTGGTCTGATCATCGACGGAGCCACTCTGTCTGCAGTACTGAAGCCCAACCAGGAGGGTGCCGGTCCCGGCAACTACAGGGAGATCTTTCTCGAGATCTGTCGTAACTGTAGCGCTGTGCTCTGCTGTCGCATGGCTCCGCTGCAGAAAGCACAG ATTGTGAAGCTTATTAAAGCTTCCAAGGAGCACCCCATAACCCTCGCCATCGGTGATGGAGCCAACGATGTCAGTATGATCTTAGAAGCACATGTGGGCATTG GCATCATGGGTAAAGAAGGCCGACAGGCAGCAAGGAACAGTGACTATGCCATCCCGAAGTTCAAGCACCTGAAGAAGATGCTGCTCGTTCATGGCCACTACTATTACATCCGAATTGCTGAACTTGTTCAGTACTTCTTCTACAAG AATGTATGCTTCATCTTCCCTCAGTTCCTCTATCAGTTCTTCTGTGGGTTCTCCCAGCAG cctctgtaCGACACCGCCTACTTGACGTTGTACAACATCAGCTTCACCTCACTCCCCATCCTCCTCTACAGTCTGGTTGAGCAGCACATTACAGTGGAGACACTCAAGAGGGAGCCGTCCTTGTACAG GGACATAGCGAAGAACTCCCTCCTCCGCTGGCCTGTCTTCCTGTATTGGACATGCCTGGGTGTGTTTGATGCTGTTATCTTCTTCTTCGGTGCCTACTTCCTGTTTGACAACACCACCTTCACCAGCAACGGCCAG ATGTTTGGGAACTGGACCTTTGGGACTCTTGTCTTTACTGTGCTGGTGTTCACCGTTACGCTCAAG CTTGCCTTGGACACGCACCACTGGACCTGGATCAATCACTTTGTCATCTGGGGGTCACTCCTTTTCTACgttattttctctcttctctgggGAGGCATCATTTG GCCCTTCCTGAACTACCAGAGGATGTACTACGTGTTCATGCAGATGCTGTCCAGTGGGCCCGCCTGGCTCAGCATCATCCTGCTTATTACGGTCAGCCTGCTGCCAGATGTCATCAAGAAGGTCCTCTGCAGGGCCATATGTCCCACAGCCACTGAACGTGCGCAG TCCACTCGCCCGTGCCTTACTGTGGAGCCGTCCACCATCTTCATGCTTTCTCAGTCCTCCAGCAGAATGAGTTTCTGA
- the LOC143330284 gene encoding phospholipid-transporting ATPase IH-like isoform X3 — protein sequence MDFTLLRNIISRYCVGEEIWVDSRTVYIGHKEPPPGAEAYIPQRYPDNRIVSSKYTFWNFIPKNLFEQFRRIANFYFLVIFLVQLIIDTPTSPVTSGLPLFFVITVTAIKQGYEDWLRHKADCSINECPVDVVQQGKVVRTQSHKLRVGDIVVVREDETFPCDLILLSSSRHDGTCYVTTTSLDGESSHKTYYAVPDTMAFRTEQEVDSLHATIECEQPQPDLYKFVGRINIYKDKEEPVARPLGAENLLLRGATLKNTQHIYAVAVYTGMETKMALNYQSKSQKRSAVEKSMNAFLIVYLCILISKAVINTVLKYAWQWSPDRDEPWYNHRTENERQRHVVIRAFTDFLAFMVLFNYIIPVSMYVTVEMQKFLGSYFITWDEEMFDEELGEGAQVNTSDLNEELGQVEYVFTDKTGTLTENNMEFIECCVDGNVYIPHAICNGQILSAASSIDMIDSSPGGYRREHEDLFFRALCLCHTVQVKEEETVDGIKRGIHQGRPTSFYISSSPDEVALVEGMKRLGYTYLRLKDNYMEILNKDDEIERFELLHVLNFDSVRRRMSVIVKSSSGEYLLFCKGADSSIFPRVVSGKVEQVKARVEQNAVEGLRTLCVAYRRLSQSEYEEACHHLTEAKLALQDREQRLAQAYDIIERDFVLLGATAVEDRLQEKAADTIESLHKAGMKVWVLTGDKMETAAATCYASKLFRRSTQILELTKKRTEEQSLHDVLFELNRTVLRQRSISGLSVDCLDFGLIIDGATLSAVLKPNQEGAGPGNYREIFLEICRNCSAVLCCRMAPLQKAQIVKLIKASKEHPITLAIGDGANDVSMILEAHVGIGIMGKEGRQAARNSDYAIPKFKHLKKMLLVHGHYYYIRIAELVQYFFYKNVCFIFPQFLYQFFCGFSQQPLYDTAYLTLYNISFTSLPILLYSLVEQHITVETLKREPSLYRDIAKNSLLRWPVFLYWTCLGVFDAVIFFFGAYFLFDNTTFTSNGQLMTTNTQMMFGNWTFGTLVFTVLVFTVTLKLALDTHHWTWINHFVIWGSLLFYVIFSLLWGGIIWPFLNYQRMYYVFMQMLSSGPAWLSIILLITVSLLPDVIKKVLCRAICPTATERAQSTRPCLTVEPSTIFMLSQSSSRMSF from the exons tgTGTGGGGGAGGAGATCTGGGTGGACAGTCGGACGGTGTACATCGGGCATAAAGAACCCCCTCCGGGAGCTGAGGCCTACATCCCTCAGCGTTATCCCGACAACCGCATCGTCTCCTCCAAG TACACCTTCTGGAACTTCATTCCCAAGAATTTGTTTGAGCAGTTCAGAAGAATCGCCAACTTCTACTTCTTGGTCATATTCCTGGTCCAG CTTATCATCGACACCCCCACCAGCCCAGTCACCAGCGGCCTGCCCCTCTTCTTTGTTATCACTGTCACCGCCATAAAACAg GGCTATGAGGACTGGCTCCGACACAAGGCCGACTGCTCTATAAACGAGTGTCCGGTGGACGTGGTGCAGCAGGGGAAGGTGGTGAGGACGCAGAGTCACAAGCTACGG GTGGGGGACATCGTCGTGGTGAGGGAGGACGAGACTTTCCCATGTGACCTcatcctgctctcctccagccgCCATGATGGGACCTGCTACGTCACCACCACCAGCCTGGACGGGGAGTCTAGTCACAAG ACCTATTATGCTGTACCAGATACCATGGCCTTTAGAACGGAGCAGGAGGTGGATTCGCTACATGCCACTATTGAATGTGAACAACCGCAGCCTGACCTCTACAA ATTCGTGGGACGCATCAATATTTACAAGGACAAAGAAGAGCCTGTGGCCAG ACCACTTGGAGCTGAGAACTTGCTCCTCAGAGGAGCCACACTGAAGAACACACAACATATTTACG CTGTTGCGGTCTACACTGGTATGGAGACCAAGATGGCGCTGAATTACCAGTCTAAATCTCAGAAGCGCTCTGCTGTAGAAAA GTCGATGAATGCCTTCCTGATCGTGTATCTGTGCATCCTGATCAGTAAAGCGGTCATCAACACTGTTTTGAAATACGCTTGGCAGTGGTCTCCTGACCGAGACGAGCCCTGGTACAACCACAGGACCGAGAACGAGCGCCAGCGCCATGTG GTGATCCGAGCTTTCACAGACTTCCTGGCCTTCATGGTCTTATTTAATTACATCATCCCGGTGTCTATGTACGTGACGGTGGAGATGCAGAAGTTTCTGGGCTCCTATTTCATCACCTGGGACGAGGAAATGTTCGACGAGGAGCTGGGAGAGGGAGCTCAGGTCAACACCTCCGACCTGAATGAAGAGCTGGGACAG GTGGAGTATGTGTTTACTGATAAGACGGGCACTCTGACGGAGAACAACATGGAGTTTATTGAGTGCTGTGTCGATGGGAACGTCTACATTCCGCATGCCATCTGCAACGGCCAAATCCTCAGCGCTGCCTCCAGTATAGACATGattgattcctcacctggaggaTACAGGAGA gaaCACGAGGATCTGTTCTTCCGGGcgctgtgtctgtgtcacacggtgcaggtgaaggaggaggagacggtgGATGGCATCAAGAGGGGCATCCACCAGGGCCGGCCCACCTCCTTCTACATCTCCTCCTCACCGGATGAGGTGGCTTTGGTGGAGGGAATGAAACG GTTGGGCTACACCTATCTGAGACTGAAAGACAACTACATGGAGATCCTCAACAAAGACGATGAGATTGAAAG GTTTGAGCTGCTCCATGTACTGAACTTCGACTCtgtgaggaggagaatgagCGTCATCGTCAAGTCAAGCTCAG GAGAATACCTGCTGTTCTGTAAGGGGGCAGACTCGTCCATCTTTCCTCGCGTGGTGTCAGGGAAGGTGGAGCAGGTGAAAGCCCGGGTGGAGCAGAATGCTGTT GAAGGGCTACGGACCCTGTGCGTCGCTTACCGAAGGCTGTCGCAGTCCGAATACGAGGAGGCGTGTCATCACCTGACTGAAGCCAAGCTGGCCCTGCAGGACAGGGAGCAGAGGCTGGCGCAGGCCTATGACATCATTGAGAGGGACTTTGTGCTTTTGGGCGCAACGGCGGTGGAGGACAG GCTGCAGGAGAAAGCCGCAGACACCATCGAGTCACTGCACAAGGCAGGGATGAAGGTATGGGTCCTGACAGGGGACAAGATGGAGACGGCAGCGGCTACCTGCTATGCCAGCAAGCTGTTCCGCCGCAGCACCCAGATCCTGGAGCTGACCAAGAAAcgcacagaggagcagagtctGCACGATGTCCTGTTCGAGCTAAACAGGACCGTTCTCAGACAACGCTCTATTTCTGG GTTGTCAGTAGACTGCTTGGATTTTGGTCTGATCATCGACGGAGCCACTCTGTCTGCAGTACTGAAGCCCAACCAGGAGGGTGCCGGTCCCGGCAACTACAGGGAGATCTTTCTCGAGATCTGTCGTAACTGTAGCGCTGTGCTCTGCTGTCGCATGGCTCCGCTGCAGAAAGCACAG ATTGTGAAGCTTATTAAAGCTTCCAAGGAGCACCCCATAACCCTCGCCATCGGTGATGGAGCCAACGATGTCAGTATGATCTTAGAAGCACATGTGGGCATTG GCATCATGGGTAAAGAAGGCCGACAGGCAGCAAGGAACAGTGACTATGCCATCCCGAAGTTCAAGCACCTGAAGAAGATGCTGCTCGTTCATGGCCACTACTATTACATCCGAATTGCTGAACTTGTTCAGTACTTCTTCTACAAG AATGTATGCTTCATCTTCCCTCAGTTCCTCTATCAGTTCTTCTGTGGGTTCTCCCAGCAG cctctgtaCGACACCGCCTACTTGACGTTGTACAACATCAGCTTCACCTCACTCCCCATCCTCCTCTACAGTCTGGTTGAGCAGCACATTACAGTGGAGACACTCAAGAGGGAGCCGTCCTTGTACAG GGACATAGCGAAGAACTCCCTCCTCCGCTGGCCTGTCTTCCTGTATTGGACATGCCTGGGTGTGTTTGATGCTGTTATCTTCTTCTTCGGTGCCTACTTCCTGTTTGACAACACCACCTTCACCAGCAACGGCCAG cttaTGACCACCAACACACAGATG ATGTTTGGGAACTGGACCTTTGGGACTCTTGTCTTTACTGTGCTGGTGTTCACCGTTACGCTCAAG CTTGCCTTGGACACGCACCACTGGACCTGGATCAATCACTTTGTCATCTGGGGGTCACTCCTTTTCTACgttattttctctcttctctgggGAGGCATCATTTG GCCCTTCCTGAACTACCAGAGGATGTACTACGTGTTCATGCAGATGCTGTCCAGTGGGCCCGCCTGGCTCAGCATCATCCTGCTTATTACGGTCAGCCTGCTGCCAGATGTCATCAAGAAGGTCCTCTGCAGGGCCATATGTCCCACAGCCACTGAACGTGCGCAG TCCACTCGCCCGTGCCTTACTGTGGAGCCGTCCACCATCTTCATGCTTTCTCAGTCCTCCAGCAGAATGAGTTTCTGA